The sequence GAATCTTTTTGATGTCAATGCAAGCGGTATAAATATCATCGAACCACCAATGATCATTAGTTGAGAAATGATAGAGATACCATCGATCAACATGACATCAAAGAAGCCGCGTTCATTGACATTGAGTCCCAATACAGAACCAAAATCAACAAAGAGTACCAAGATCGTCAACATGACATAGAGTGATTTATGCAATTTCCCATTAAGAAGATCAATAATTAAAATAATCAAACCACCAGCAATCGCTATAAGCATCGGTGCTAGTGTAATAAGGTTTAGGCTGGCTAAACTCACATTAATTGGCTCTAACATTAGTTCGCCTCCTTACTTGATTTTGCAACTTTTATCATATCTTTTGCCTCTTGTGTAATCGCTTTTTCATCCATAAAGCTTAGCAATGCTTTTACAGAGTTGTCTATCGGCTCTAGTACCGGTTTAGGGTATACACCTAACCAAATCACTATTGCAACCAACGGGATAAGCGACCATGTCTCTCTACCATTGAGGTCTTTTAGTTTTTTGTTCTCTTCGTTATTCAACGGACCAAAGAAAGTACGTTTCATGACTCTTAGCATATAGACCGCACCTAGGATGATAGATGTACCTGCCAAGATAGTCATCATCGGAGTGACTTGGTAAAAACCAAGAAGTACAAGGAACTCACCGACAAAACCGATTGTTAACGGCAATCCGACCGATGCCATCAGCATGATTCCGAATATTACTGCAAACTTAGGCATAACGGATGCGATACCCCCAAATTCAGACATCAATTTCGTATGTCTTCTGTCATAGATCATACCTACAAGCATAAACAGTGCCCCCGAAACGATACCGTGAGAGAGCATTTGGAAGACTGAACCTGACAGACCTTCTGCATTCATCGCAAAAAGACCAAGCATGATAATACCCATATGCGATACAGAAGAGTATGCGATCACTTGCTTCATATCTTTTTGCGCGTAGGCGATCATTGCCGTATAGATGATCATGATCAGTGATAATACAGCCACTGGTGTAATAGCCAATACAGAAGCATCCGGGAACATTGGAAGTGAGAATCTTACAAATCCGTACGTACCCATTTTAAGCAATACTGCTGCAAGAATGACCGAACCAATCGTAGGTGCTTGACCATGTGCATAAGGGATCCAAGTATGGAATGGGAACATCGGTACTTTAATCGCAAATCCGATAAAGAACGCAGCAAATAACCACAACTGGTAATTCACCGGCAGTACCAACGCATACCAGTCTGTGATAGCAAAGCTCCATACACCTGTAAGGTTATGGTAAATGTATGCAACAAACAACATACCTACCAACATGATAAGTGACCCCATGAATGTATAGAGGAAGAACTTGATCGCTGCATAGACTCTTAATGGTCCACCCCATGCACCTACGATATAGAGCATCGGTACAAGAGAAAGCTCCCAGAACAAGTAGAAGATAATTGCATCAAGTGCAACAAATACACCGACCATTGTCATCTCAAGGAAAAGGAGTGTCACGATCATATTTTTAATATTCTTCGTCTCACCCATACTTGCCATACCGATCAGTGTCATCAATGTTGTCATAAGAATAATGAACAATGAGATACCATCCGCACCAAGATAATAGGAGATACCCATATCAGGGATCAACGGGATCATCTCTACAAACTGCATACCTGCGTTAGCTGTATCAAAACTAAACCATAACCATAGAGAGAGCAAGAATTCAATTGCCGCTACAGTGATACCGTAGGTTCTTGCACTCTCCTTATCTACTATAAACCCAAGCAGTCCTGCAACTGCCGGGAAGAAGACCAATATACTTAAAATATTTTCCATTTTTCCCCCTTAACCTATCATCGCTGAAATCGCAGCAATTACCAATAACAGTACCGCACCAACAGCCATCCAGTTTAGATAGTTTGAAAGGTTACCTGTTTGCATACTTCTTGTTTTATCACCAGAACCGTAAAGGAACTTCGCAATATTGTCTACTGTTGCATCGACTATTTTCAGATCCACTTGTGTCCAGAACTTTTCAGAGATCATCATATACGGCTTTGTAATAAACTCTTCATAGAATTTTGGCACATAATATTGGTTGGCAAGCAGTTTATAGAAGAAACCACTTTCAACTTTCTCACTTCTTTTCCAAGCCTTTTCGCCTGTTCTTGCATATCTATAGTACGCATACGCGATACCTGAGAGTGCAAAAAAGATAACAATAAGCCCCAAATAAGTTGCCAAGTGGTGTGTATGTTCAGACATTTCATACTGTACAGTGTTACCTATCTCATAGATAAATGCTTTGTATGACCCCATGAACCATCCTGTGATGATAGCAAGGACTGCAAGAGGAGACATCGCTACCAGTACAAACTTGTACATTTCATGCGGATGGAAACCTAATGGCGTGTGACGGTCTTCACCATGGAACGAAAGGAATATCTGTCTAAATGAATAGAATGCTGTCATACCCGC is a genomic window of Sulfurovum sp. XGS-02 containing:
- a CDS encoding NADH-quinone oxidoreductase subunit M; protein product: MENILSILVFFPAVAGLLGFIVDKESARTYGITVAAIEFLLSLWLWFSFDTANAGMQFVEMIPLIPDMGISYYLGADGISLFIILMTTLMTLIGMASMGETKNIKNMIVTLLFLEMTMVGVFVALDAIIFYLFWELSLVPMLYIVGAWGGPLRVYAAIKFFLYTFMGSLIMLVGMLFVAYIYHNLTGVWSFAITDWYALVLPVNYQLWLFAAFFIGFAIKVPMFPFHTWIPYAHGQAPTIGSVILAAVLLKMGTYGFVRFSLPMFPDASVLAITPVAVLSLIMIIYTAMIAYAQKDMKQVIAYSSVSHMGIIMLGLFAMNAEGLSGSVFQMLSHGIVSGALFMLVGMIYDRRHTKLMSEFGGIASVMPKFAVIFGIMLMASVGLPLTIGFVGEFLVLLGFYQVTPMMTILAGTSIILGAVYMLRVMKRTFFGPLNNEENKKLKDLNGRETWSLIPLVAIVIWLGVYPKPVLEPIDNSVKALLSFMDEKAITQEAKDMIKVAKSSKEAN